AGTTTTACGATACACTAATTAGTGTTATCACCCCAATAGCAGCTACCAATAGTGATAAACATGAACTGATTCAACGTCTAACCTTGCTCTGTCATCACTATTAGTGTGCGTTTGGCAAGCCGTTACTACCCCTGGTACACTTACTGTATAGGAGCTACGTAGTCCGCAATTGGCAGCGAGTTTCCAGAAATGTATCTCCCTTCCAAGATTTCCACCACGCGTTTTGCAACTCGTTCCAGGTACGGACGGGCACCAATCACTATCATAGCATAGAAAGCAGTAAATTCGAACGGTCGATAAGATACATTTTTAAACAGCTTACCAACTACGGCACTGTGCACGGGAGCTGGCCAAACGAGAAGCGCTCCTATCACGGCGAGACAGGTACAGTATCGTAGAAACACTTTACATTTTAACTCCATCTTACCGTTCCGTAGTCGTAAAAGGCAGAGTAACCTAAACCCTGGGGGAAATAAATTGATTGTTGAAGTGGATTAAACAGTGCAGATTTTGGGTGATACTCCGCTTTGGCCAAAGTCGCGTTATCTTATCAACGGTCGATTTTTAAAATAGCACACCAATACCAATACTAATAATACGGATTATTCCTTTGTGTACACAACGTGCacgtttatgtgtgtgtgtgtgcgtgtttgagTATGAGTGTGTGATTGTGGCGACTCTCTTCACATTTGCTCTCATCGCTCACAAAGCAGgcggtgtgtttttgtggttGTTGGCATACTTCGGTCGTTGTTGGTGGCGTTTGCAGCGACTCGTTACCATGGACGAATGGGATCTGTTTGGAACAACACCGTGTGATTGGGAGTTTGGTGATGGTGCAGAATTTGCCAGCAACTTTCAGGATGAACAATACTCATCACAAGCTAGTGTACTGTTTGACGAATTCGGTATCGACAGTCGAAGTTGTTCCGACGCACTGGATTACATCGGTTGGCAGCTTTACTTTCCGAACAAAGGTAAGTGAACTGTAAGCGGTTTAATGGAAGTCTCTCATACTATTCACTCCGTCCTAGATGTACAAACCTGccgaacaacaaacaaacacattcgcTGCTTGGAGAAACACTACCACGATTATCGGTGTGAATATTCACCATTAGAAGCGGAAAGTTCCGGCAGCTTTGAATTCAAGCTTACTCTTGCCCGCACTGATCTTTGCCTTAAAGATGCATGGCCAACTTTGGAAGCTGATATTGAAGCATTCCCTGAGCACACTATAGCCTGTATGGGGTTTGCCATGTATCGTACCGTTGCAGCAACCCACCAAGCTGATCCCTTTTCACCCGAAACATTCGAAATACCGAAGATCACTGCACGGTTGCATCTATTTGGCCCCGAACAATCGGTCAGTACAATTGACGCTAGCTACACAGACAAATTGGTAACGATTGGTGGGACGGTCGTACATGTTAGTGAACCGATTGTTGCCAGCACCTTGAGGGCGTACAAATGCAGATACTGCCACGAAACGATCGTTTTAGAGCGGCACCATAACCCTCACACTACGCGCCAGTGGACCTGTGAGCAATGCAGCGCTGGCGGAGGAATTGAGTATTGTAGTGCGTCCGTGTTGAATTGGGATGAAGCACATCAACTCATTATCGTTCAAGATGCTGTAGCATCTATTGCTCAAACCATTGAAGTGAAGGTGCCTTGCGCGCTGGTAGATGGTTTGCAAGCAGGAGATAATGTCACCATAActggtgtgttgaaaatcgaTTCGAGCAAGTTCGTTGCAGCAATCTGCATAAGAAAGGATCTCGACAATGGTAGGATTGAAAGGAATGTAAATTCCACGGACGAAGAAGTGATCAATGCAATTCGATCTGAAGCGTTCCTATTTAAGCTGCTGGTACAATCACTCTGCCCAGCAGTTGCTGGATTGGAAACGGTCAAAGCTGGTTTACTGCTTGCGTTATTCAGTACTACAGGCGATGTGCACGTCCTGCTGGCTGACATAGATAGCGGTAAATCGCAACAGCTACTGGAAAGCTGTATGGCAGCATCACCGAAAGGATTTGTGGAAAACGATCCATACCGAGATGAGGTTCGTCTGCAGTATTTGATGGCTAAATCACCAACACTACCCGGGCAGGGAGTTTGTTGTATCGAACGAATCGATAAAATGGATAAGCTAGAAATGTTGGAAAAGATGCTAACCGACACACCACCTCAGACTACCTTGCTGGCAACCGTAATGCCCAACAGGGGCGTACTTGATACCAGGAAACCGTTCTTGGATAATTTCATGCTACCAAGGAATTTGATGGAAAAGTTTGCGTTGGTATTTCTAATGGAAGATGTAATCATTCCGCCAGAGGAACTCGTTTGCTCCGACGGTGTTCGGTTGCACCCCGAAACTCCTTGCGCAAGCAAATGCAGCGTTGAAATACCATTAGTACGACAGCTTAGGCTAAAGCCTGAAGAACATTGCGATCGTTTGCCGATCGAACTGTTGCGGAAGTACATAGGTGGGCCAGTTTGAACTTGGTTTTATGCATGTTCATCAAATCCTTATGTATGTTTCTCCCTTTTTGTAGATTACTCACGTTCGCACTGTAATCCCGAATTTACCGAGGAGTCAATGGCAGTGCTGGAGCGCTTCTTCTCCGAAATGTATTCCATGCCCCACCGGTTAAACATAACGAATGGGATGAAAATGGCTCAAATCAAGAGCATGGCTCTCGCCAGGGCCAGGATGGATCTTTCAGCGCATATTACAACAGAGCATGTGATGGAAACCATCAGGATTGTAAGTCGCAGCTGGTACGATAGGTACGATACGAACGATCGTGCCCCGACGGTGCAATTGTCCGCTAAAAAGGGAGGAGTGAAGGCAGCCAGTATTCGTCAGTTTTTGGAAGTGTTAAGAGCCCGATCGGTGgagcgcaaaacaaaatcatttagCCTGAAAGAGCTTCGCGCAATAATTGAAGAACAGGGAATGCCGGGCTTTGAAGATGAAATTATCGAAAAGCTTAACATTCAGGGTTATTTGTTGAAGAAAAGTGCAGGATGCTACCGATTGCTCGTTTGAAGATGGTTGATTCGAAGTTTCTAATTTTATAGAAATTTAGTTAAACTTACCTGACAATCTCACAACACAATAACCCGAATAAAgaactttttttgttatgaacTCTAAACTTCAACGGTCACAATGTTGCAATTCAAATTCAGCTGTCAAAGCATCATTTTGCCGACAGGTGGCGCTAGCGCTGAAATTGACAGATACCTGTTGACGGccgtttgttgctgttgttgtcgttgatTCGTCGCGTTTGAAACAAATCGCGCGCTCTCCGATGGCGGAAAATCCGACCGGTGGTAATCCGACACAAAATACAACGAACAATGCAGGCCCATCGAATCGTCGCGGTGGCTCTTCTCGCGGTGCTCGAGGAGGCTGGCGTGGCAATTGGAGAGGCAACTACCGTGGCTACCGGCACCAGGCCTATGTGCCCAGAGAAAAGCCGGTAGGTTTTGCACTGCCATCGTCGTCGGCCGATTGTTCCTCCGGATCGGGACCACCCACCCAAGCCACCTGCTTTTCGACGAGCCTACGAAACAGCGGCTGTGAATACGTTGCATGGAAGATATACTTTCCCAATGAAGGTACGTGAGAGCGGGGATGGTTATGGGTTCCTTTCCCGGCAACATATCTGTAACAACAACCTTCCTTTCCCCGTTTTTGTTACAGATTATTCATCCAGTTCCAAGACGGTCCATCGTGTACGCGCCATGCAGAAGCATTACGGCGACTTTGCCGACCTGTACGATCTTCCGCAGGTGAAAGCAACCTGCTGGTTCGAGCTAAAGCTAGATGCTTGCGACAACGATCAGCAGCTCCGCACGCAATGGTCCACACTGCGACAGGATCTGACGGACAGCCCGGAGCACACGCTTGCCTGCATCGGGCTGGCAATGCACCACACGCTAATGTGCCAGCAGCCGACCGGCAGTACGCAGAGCGACGCAAAGCTGTGTCTGCAAACGATTCGGCCCCGGATCGTCGGTTACGGCCCGGAGGTATCCATTTCGTCGATCAAAGTGAGCAGCATGGGCAAGCTGGTATCCGTCCGCGGTACGATCATTCGTGCCGGCGCGACCCAAATCATGAACACCTGGTGTGCCTTCCGCTGTGCGCAGTGTGGCAGCGAGCAGGCGGTTCAGCAGAAGGATGGAATCTACACCACGCCCACCTCGTGCCACAGTGGGTGCAAAGCGCGCAGCCATttcgtgctgctgcagcagtccGCCTTCACCCGCATGGAGGCGTACCAGACGCTGCGGCTGCAGGAAACGACCCAGGGCTCGCGGACCGTGGCGGGCAGTGCGGCCAAGAACATCGAGATCGAGCTCACGCACGAACTGGTGGACAGTGTGTGCCCGGGGGACGATGTCACCGTGACCGGTGTACTGAAGGCCCGGTCGCAGGACGGATCGGACGGCGCGGGAAAGGCCAGCATGTTCAAAGCGTACCTGCAGGCGGTGTACGTGCGCAGCAACAAGAACGTGCTGGCCAACTGGAACCGGCTGGCGGAGTTTACCGAGCTGGACATGGAAGCGATACGGCTGATCAAGGCGGAACCGTCGCCCTTCCGGCTGCTGGTCCAATCGCTCTGTCCCACGATCTATGGGCATGAGATCGTGAAGGCGGGCCTGCTGCTCGGGCTGTTCGGTGGGATGGCCAATACTGCGCGTACCCGTGCCGAGATACACGTGCTCGTGGTGGGCGATCCGGGCATTGGGAAAAGTCAAATACTGCAAAGCTGTGCCAATGTGTCACCGCGCGGGATTTTCGTGTGCGGCACGAACTCCTCCAACGTGGGCCTCACCGTGACGGTGCGCACGGAGAAGGGTGTCGGGGCGTCGCTCGAGGCGGGTGCGCTGGTGCTGGCCGACCAGGGCGTCTGCTGCATCGACGAGTTCGACAAGATGTCCGGCCACAGCGGGCTGCTGGAGGTGATGGAGCAGCGGTCGGTCAGCGTGGCCAAGGCGGGCGTCATCTGCACCGTGCCGGCCCGGACGACGGTACTGGCCGCGGCCAACCCAGCCGGTGGCCACTACAACAAGGCGAAGACGGTGTCGGAAAACTTGAAGCTGCATCCGGCCCTGCTGTCCCGGTTCGATCTGGTGTTCATTCTGCTCGATCGGTCGAACGAGCGGACGGACAATCTGCTTACCGCCCACATCCAGAAGGTGCACGGTTTGGCCAAGGCCGGCTCGTCCCACCTGCAACCGCAGCCGTCGCATCCGTTCTTTGACGCGTCGGGCCACTGCTCGTACGAGGAGGAAGGGGAGCCGCCGCTGGAAGAGCGGTTACGGCTGGCGCCGGGCGAACAGATGGACCTGTTGCCACCGGAAATCGTTCAAAAGTACATCGGTGAGATGAATTACTGT
This is a stretch of genomic DNA from Anopheles merus strain MAF chromosome 2R, AmerM5.1, whole genome shotgun sequence. It encodes these proteins:
- the LOC121589339 gene encoding DNA helicase MCM8-like is translated as MDEWDLFGTTPCDWEFGDGAEFASNFQDEQYSSQASVLFDEFGIDSRSCSDALDYIGWQLYFPNKDVQTCRTTNKHIRCLEKHYHDYRCEYSPLEAESSGSFEFKLTLARTDLCLKDAWPTLEADIEAFPEHTIACMGFAMYRTVAATHQADPFSPETFEIPKITARLHLFGPEQSVSTIDASYTDKLVTIGGTVVHVSEPIVASTLRAYKCRYCHETIVLERHHNPHTTRQWTCEQCSAGGGIEYCSASVLNWDEAHQLIIVQDAVASIAQTIEVKVPCALVDGLQAGDNVTITGVLKIDSSKFVAAICIRKDLDNGRIERNVNSTDEEVINAIRSEAFLFKLLVQSLCPAVAGLETVKAGLLLALFSTTGDVHVLLADIDSGKSQQLLESCMAASPKGFVENDPYRDEVRLQYLMAKSPTLPGQGVCCIERIDKMDKLEMLEKMLTDTPPQTTLLATVMPNRGVLDTRKPFLDNFMLPRNLMEKFALVFLMEDVIIPPEELVCSDGVRLHPETPCASKCSVEIPLVRQLRLKPEEHCDRLPIELLRKYIDYSRSHCNPEFTEESMAVLERFFSEMYSMPHRLNITNGMKMAQIKSMALARARMDLSAHITTEHVMETIRIVSRSWYDRYDTNDRAPTVQLSAKKGGVKAASIRQFLEVLRARSVERKTKSFSLKELRAIIEEQGMPGFEDEIIEKLNIQGYLLKKSAGCYRLLV
- the LOC121589338 gene encoding DNA helicase MCM8-like encodes the protein MAENPTGGNPTQNTTNNAGPSNRRGGSSRGARGGWRGNWRGNYRGYRHQAYVPREKPVGFALPSSSADCSSGSGPPTQATCFSTSLRNSGCEYVAWKIYFPNEDYSSSSKTVHRVRAMQKHYGDFADLYDLPQVKATCWFELKLDACDNDQQLRTQWSTLRQDLTDSPEHTLACIGLAMHHTLMCQQPTGSTQSDAKLCLQTIRPRIVGYGPEVSISSIKVSSMGKLVSVRGTIIRAGATQIMNTWCAFRCAQCGSEQAVQQKDGIYTTPTSCHSGCKARSHFVLLQQSAFTRMEAYQTLRLQETTQGSRTVAGSAAKNIEIELTHELVDSVCPGDDVTVTGVLKARSQDGSDGAGKASMFKAYLQAVYVRSNKNVLANWNRLAEFTELDMEAIRLIKAEPSPFRLLVQSLCPTIYGHEIVKAGLLLGLFGGMANTARTRAEIHVLVVGDPGIGKSQILQSCANVSPRGIFVCGTNSSNVGLTVTVRTEKGVGASLEAGALVLADQGVCCIDEFDKMSGHSGLLEVMEQRSVSVAKAGVICTVPARTTVLAAANPAGGHYNKAKTVSENLKLHPALLSRFDLVFILLDRSNERTDNLLTAHIQKVHGLAKAGSSHLQPQPSHPFFDASGHCSYEEEGEPPLEERLRLAPGEQMDLLPPEIVQKYIGYARKNVQPKLTAKAAEELREFFVELRRAHNHMDMIPVTTRQLEGLIRLTQARAKIDLSPEATVAHVRDVLAILRQSMLDVFSTDEGDLQFTRLTNGSGTSKTSMVRKFARVLASRSAVTGTTLYTMAELRQAMAAGGIVANCNELIDTMNIQGFLLKKGRDCYKFIIE